A window of the Vigna angularis cultivar LongXiaoDou No.4 chromosome 3, ASM1680809v1, whole genome shotgun sequence genome harbors these coding sequences:
- the LOC108326101 gene encoding syntaxin-121 translates to MNDLFSGSFTRNSDQASPDHHHHVVEMAAVEGGVNLEKFFEEVEPVKAELKELERLHENLRGSHEKSKTLHSANAVKELRSRMDADVALALKKAKLIKVRLEALDRSNQTSRNLPGSGPGSSSDRTRTSVVSGLRKNLKDSMDNFNSLRQQISTEYRETVQRRYYTVTGENPDDKTIDLLISTGESETFLQKAIQQQGRASVMDTIQEIQERHDTVKEIERNLKELHQVFLDMAVLVQSQGEQLDDIESHVARANSYVRGGVQQLQVARKHQKNTRKWTCYAIILLIIITLIIVLPIVLRN, encoded by the exons ATGAACGACTTGTTCTCCGGCTCCTTCACCCGCAACAGCGACCAAGCCTCGCCGGACCACCACCACCACGTGGTCGAGATGGCGGCGGTGGAGGGCGGCGTGAACCTGGAGAAGTTCTTTGAGGAAGTTGAGCCGGTAAAAGCAGAGTTGAAAGAGCTAGAGCGTCTCCATGAGAACTTACGTGGTTCCCACGAAAAAAGCAAGACCCTTCACAGTGCTAATGCTGTGAAAGAGCTTCGCTCACGCATGGACGCTGATGTAGCACTGGCTTTAAAGAAAGCCAAGCTCATCAAGGTCCGGCTCGAAGCTCTGGACCGGTCCAATCAGACAAGCCGAAACCTGCCTGGTTCTGGACCGGGTTCTTCCTCCGACAGGACCAGGACATCTGTGGTGAGCGGATTGAGGAAGAATCTGAAGGACTCCATGGACAACTTCAATAGCCTTAGGCAACAGATATCGACGGAGTACAGGGAAACCGTGCAGCGGAGATATTATACTGTTACCGGAGAGAACCCTGATGACAAAACCATCGACCTTCTCATTTCTACCG GTGAGAGTGAAACATTTTTGCAGAAAGCGATTCAGCAGCAAGGTAGAGCGAGTGTGATGGATACGATCCAAGAGATTCAAGAGAGGCACGATACAGTGAAAGAGATAGAGCGAAACCTGAAGGAGCTGCACCAGGTCTTCCTAGACATGGCTGTGTTGGTGCAGTCCCAGGGAGAGCAATTGGACGACATCGAGAGCCATGTAGCACGTGCCAACTCGTACGTGCGAGGTGGGGTCCAGCAGCTCCAAGTAGCAAGGAAGCACCAGAAAAACACGCGAAAGTGGACCTGCTATGCCATCATTTTGCTCATCATTATCACTTTGATCATAGTTCTCCCCATAGTTCTAAgaaattaa
- the LOC108325240 gene encoding indole-3-acetic acid-induced protein ARG7-like, with the protein MGFRLPGIRRTSSGRNQSSSKVLDAPKGYLAVYVGENMKRFVIPVSHLNQPLFQDLLSQAEEEFGYDHPMGGLTIPCSEHVFQHITSCLNGQ; encoded by the coding sequence ATGGGCTTTCGTTTACCCGGTATCAGAAGGACTTCATCTGGGAGAAATCAATCATCTTCAAAAGTGTTGGATGCGCCAAAGGGATACCTTGCAGTCTATGTCGGAGAGAATATGAAACGGTTTGTGATTCCTGTATCACACCTGAACCAACCGCTATTCCAAGACTTGTTGAGTCAAGCTGAGGAAGAGTTTGGATATGATCATCCCATGGGTGGCCTCACAATTCCTTGCAGCGAACATGTCTTCCAACATATTACTTCTTGTTTGAATGGACAATAA
- the LOC108326100 gene encoding syntaxin-121, whose translation MNDLISGSFSRFRSDPASPDRHHVIEMSGVGDGHAGGKVNLDKFFEDVEGVKEELKELEGLAQSLRSSHEKSKTLHNANAIRDLRSRMDGDVSVALKKAKLIKLKLEALDRSNAANRNLPGCGPGSSSDRTRTSVVNGLKKKLRDSMENFNEIRQLVSSEYRETVQRRYFTVTGENPDDKTLDLLISTGESETFLQKAIQEQGRGRILDTINEIQERHDAVKELEKSLKELHQVFLDMTVLVQHQGEQLDDIESHVARAQSFVHTGTEHLQTARKHQKNTRKWTCYCIILLLVIILVVVLFTLRPWEKSSSGGNGGNQSPPAPTTPSPPPPA comes from the exons ATGAACGACTTGATCTCCGGTTCCTTCTCTCGCTTCCGCAGCGACCCGGCCTCCCCGGACCGCCACCACGTCATCGAGATGTCCGGCGTCGGTGACGGACACGCCGGCGGGAAAGTGAACCTCGACAAGTTCTTTGAGGACGTGGAGGGGGTGAAGGAGGAGTTGAAGGAGTTGGAGGGACTGGCGCAGAGTCTGAGGAGCAGCCACGAGAAGAGCAAGACGCTGCACAACGCCAACGCCATCAGGGACCTCCGTTCGCGCATGGACGGTGACGTTTCGGTGGCTCTCAAGAAGGCCAAGCTCATCAAGCTCAAGCTCGAGGCTCTCGACCGCTCCAACGCCGCCAACCGGAACCTGCCAGGCTGCGGACCCGGTTCCTCCTCGGACCGGACCCGGACCTCTGTGGTCAACGGGCTGAAGAAGAAGCTGAGGGACTCCATGGAGAACTTCAACGAGATTCGGCAGCTCGTGTCGTCGGAGTACCGGGAGACTGTGCAGCGCCGCTACTTCACCGTCACCGGCGAGAATCCCGATGATAAAACGCTCGATCTCTTGATCTCCACTG GTGAGAGTGAGACTTTCCTTCAGAAGGCCATTCAAGAGCAAGGCAGGGGTAGGATTCTGGACACCATCAATGAGATTCAAGAGAGACATGATGCTGTCAAAGAGTTGGAGAAGAGTCTCAAGGAGTTGCACCAAGTATTCCTTGACATGACAGTATTGGTGCAACATCAAGGTGAACAATTGGATGATATTGAGAGCCATGTGGCAAGAGCTCAATCGTTTGTGCACACTGGAACTGAGCATTTGCAGACTGCACGAAAGCACCAGAAAAACACCAGGAAATGGACCTGTTATTGTATCATACTTCTTCTGGTGATCATCTTGGTTGTGGTGCTCTTCACTCTGAGACCATGGGAAAAAAGCAGTAGTGGCGGCAATGGTGGTAATCAGTCTCCACCAGCCCCAACAACACCTTCGCCTCCACCTCCTGCTTAG